The genomic interval TTTAGAAATTCGGTACTACGATTACGACGCGAATTATATCAGCGAAGCTCACTTTTTTAGTCATCCTTCGTCGATTAAAAAATTTAATATTAACTTTTTACGATCCCATTTAAAGCGCCCGGAGCTCGCTATCGAAATCGTAAATCCCAAAGATGTCCTCAAGTATCAGAATCTATTCCGTCTGCCGTCTTTTATCATAGCTCGAAAGCAAGATAAGTTTTGGAAGATTACGGAAAAAGTGTTTGCGGAAGAGTTATAGGAGCGGGTGGGTCAATTCGCCCACCACGTCCCTGCATGCCACATGATTATTCAACGGTTTATTCTTCTTTAGCGAGGATCGGCGCTGGCCGATGTCTGCTATCGATGCGCTTATCGTGGATTTTGCCAAGTACAGTCATCAGTTTATCGAGAGAACCCTCGATGGCTTCCTTGATCGTCGGAGCATCATGGTGAACGGCGACATGCTGCCCCCCCTTGGGATGCGCATCGATCTTACAGCGTTTATCGTTGCCGCCGCCTTTACTTCCGTTCTCATCGCTCAGGTGAACTTCAACGCGCGTCAACCATTCGCTGAACTCGCCGATAGCGTCTTCTACCAGCGCCTCAACAGATTGCGCCACATCTTCGCGACCTTGAATATGTTTATCGGTGTGAATTGTAATTAGCACTAGGGCCTCCTTGATAGTTCTAGAATAATGCAAAACTGAGTCCAGGGGCATTCGATTCGGTCAAAGAGCTCGACCTTTCAGAGGGTTTGCTTCAACGCACTCCTATTTCAGTCCGATGCAGAAAAGAATTTCTTGACTGGCTTCTTGAATCGTATCCAGCGCCTTTGGTATTCGAAGGATTTAGAATATTTTAATAGAGGGCTGTAATTTGGTAATCGAAGAGCTTGTTGTTAATCTTGATTTCAAAAGTATCACCGACGCGTTTTCCGACGAGCGATTGACCCACAACTGAATCGGTGGTGATGATGTGATAATCCGAAGAATGTAAAGAAAGCTTAGTCCCCCCAGCTCCAGGTAAGATAAAAAAGTTTTTCTCAGTTTCTTCATTAATACGGACTTGAACCAGCGCGGTCAAACTGATGGGATCGCCGCTTTTAAAATTTCGAGGATCGAGTTGGCTGAGCTTGTGAAGCACGACTTTAAATTCATCGGCACGCTTCGCTTGAGCGCCTGCAAGATAAGAGGCCTCGAGCCCGCGCGTGTCGTATTTATTCTCGGCCTTAGATTCTTCAGTGGTGGCAGCGTCTTTAGCAATATGCGCAGTGAGCATCAGCGCATCCAAATCTGCTTGAAGCTGTTTCAGTAAAAGCGATACGAGTTGGCGTTTAAGTTCCGGCGGATCCAGTGGCGATTTCACAGGGTGGTTTCTCCTGCGAAAACAATAATACTAAGCCTAAGATTTCAAAAGGGACGCCGCCCAAATCAAAAAGCGAACGCGCCTTTTGATTTATGTCTCTAAATTCGCTTGTCGATGAATACTTTCCAAGAGATCTGTTAGATTTTTTCGATGGATGGGTTTTGTCAGAAAATGGGAAAAACCCGATTGCGTTGCACGCTCGCCTTCGTCTTTCATCGCATGGGCGGTGAGCGCCACCACTGGGACCTTGAATCCCCGGCTCCTGAGCGCTCTGACAGCCTGATGCCCATCCATGATCGGCATCTGAATATCCATCAGTACCACACCAAAGTCTTTCGCGAGCGCCATGTCTACGCCTTCGGCACCATTATTGGCGAGCGCGATTTTGGCGCCGGTTTTTTCGAGCATTTTTTGAATCAGATACTGATTGTCTGGAGAATCCTCGACAAGGAGCACCTCGAAGTCTTGAAGGTTAGGGTAAATTGGTTCAGTTAGGATTGGGGGAGGACTGACTTTTGCCGTTTGAAGTGGAACGAGTTGCGCTGCGACGGGAACACTCACCGGAAACTCAACCTTGAACTCGCTCCCGCAACCAATCTTGCTGTGAGTGAGAGTAAAGTCACCGCCTAAGGCTTGGCTTAATTTTTTAGAGAGGATGAGGCCAAGGCCCGTCCCGCCAAATTTTCGCGTCGTCGATGAGTCTGCTTGCGAAAAAGCCTTAAATAACAATTTTCTTTGTTCTTCAGTAATGCCTCGTCCCGTGTCGGTGATCTTAAATTCAATATGATTGGGAGTGTAGATGAGTCGGAGTTCGACTCGTCCTCGTTCTGTAAATTTGATCGCATTTCCGACGACATTACTTAAAATCTGGCGAATGCGCGTGGGATCCGAGAGAATAAATTCAGGCAGTGGTGTTTCAGAGAGAAACTCGAAAACGATTCCCTTTTCGCGCGCTTTCATCCCCGTTAACGAAGAAAAATCTGCCAGAAATTCTATAAGATTAAATTCGACAGTCTCAATCTCCATCTTACCAGATTCAACTTTCGTTAAATCTAAGATGTCATCGATGACCCTTAGTAGGTGTTGAGAGTTGCGTTCGATAATCGAAAGAAAATTTGAGACCTCAGGATCTTGAACCACTTTCGAATCTTTGATTAAACTCACAAAGCCCATGATAGCTCCCAAGGGAGTGCGAATTTCGTGAGACATATTCGCCAAAAAAGCGGACTTGGCTTGACTGGCGCGTTCGGCTTCGACCCGCGTCGCCTCAATTTCGGCCGTCTGCTGCGTTTGCCGTTGCGCTTCGATCTCAATGTAGCGAATGGCGGCTTTACTGATGCTGAGATCTACAAATTCGTGGTAGATCTTTCGGGTTTCAATCTCGATCAGGCCCTGATCTTCAATGGACTCGAGAATAGTCACTCGGAGTAAATGATACTCAGCGATCACTTGGTCAAGGGTGTATTCAGGTTGGCTTGCGCGGTCCTCGGCGTGTTCGTTGGCCACATCCGTATTGGTTTGGACTGAGTCTTCAGGGCGAACGCTGTGGAGAGTTGCTACCAGCCGATCCATAAACTGAGGAAGAGAGTCGAGGAGCGCGAGTTTTGTTTGAACTTTGGCGGCTTCCACTCGCTGGCGGGCCCGCATTTCCCAGTCTTCGAAAATTTCGGATTTGGCTTTTGCAAGATAAGCAGCCACATCCTGCCGTGATAGATTCTTTGTAAACATTGAGATCTAGTCCTTACAGGAGTGTGACAGGATTTACAGGCGAAGTTCAGCTTCTATGAAGGACACTAGCGGAGTGGGGTAGCCCTGTCATGGGAAGATTTAGATTATTTAAGGGGCCTGGGTGCTACTCAGGTTCGTGGACCTTGTCATCTCGTCGGAGCTCTCTTAGACTACGATTATGCATAAATATGGAATTTCAGGTGGGAGCTTACAACTGCGCCGCATCTGTTTACGGAGTTCAGCTCGGTCTCTTTAACGTCACCGATCATCTTCATGGATTGCAGATCGGCCTTCTGAATATTTCTCACAAAAACGGTTTGCTCTTCTTCCCCATTATCAATTCGGGATTTAGGCCATTTCAGCGGCCATAAATTTTTTTTAGGTCGCGTCCTTGACATTTTTTTTACCGGTCCCAGGTTTTTGGTATAACCGTTGATACGAGATCAACGATAACCATTAACCCAATAGGAGGTCCAAAATGAGAATGTTAAGTCCAATTTCCACAACGTGGTCATGGCCACGTCGCAGTTTGTCTCCCATTCAGATGGGGGATGCGTTTGAAGAGTTTGATCAAATTGTCGAAAGTTTTCTTCGACCCACGTTGGCGACCAGCCACAATTTTCAGCCGAGCTGTGATGTCAGCGAAACGAAAGATCACTACTTGATCAGCTTTGATATGCCCGGTGTTAAAAAGGAAGACGTAAAGATCGAAGTGAAAAGAAATCAATTGTTCGTTTCGGGCGAGCGTCATCGTGCCACCAAAGAAGAGGACGAGACTACTCTCCGTCACGAGAGATCCTATGGCCGTTTTGAGCGCAGTTTTACACTTCCTGAATCTGTTGCGGCCGATAAGATTGAAGCTCACTACGAAAACGGCGTTTTAAACGTAGCCTTGCCAAAAGCGGAGATTGCGCAGGGGAGAACTATTCCGATTCAAACGGGAAAATCGGGATTTTTGAGCCAGCTCCTAGGATCTAAAAAGGATTCTTCTCCCGAAATGAAAGACGTGAAGCACTCCTAGTGCTGGGGGTTGGAGATCGTGGCTGCCCTTGCGGCGCAGCCACGATATTTTTTGTTTATAATCCAAAGTCTAGATTTGAAAATGAGCAAAATTTTCCAATCTTGACATTTTAAGAGCCATTTCCAAAATAAAAAAGAAGAGTGCAAAAGCTCTCATAAATAAAGGAGGTATTTATGATGAACGATCTTCAATTTGAGTTTTTGGGATTTAAGCCAGATGACGAAGTGAAAGATTTCGTTTGGTTCGTCGGGGATAAATTGCACTGGAATGCGCCCAGTGACTCGACGACGAAGATTGCAGTTCGTAAAACAAAAAAAGCCATAGAAGTTTCTTGTCGAATTGTTTCCCAGGCAGGAACATTTGTGGCAGATGCCATAAGCGATAGTCCTTTTAAAGCTCTTCAGCAGGTTGAAAAAACAATTCGGAATCAGTTGGAAACTTGGGGGCGAGTCCGCTTTAAGGATTCCACTTTCTCCTTCGACCAATGAGGCTCCAATGCGTCAACGTGTGGTGTTGATCACTGGAGCGAGCACCGGCTTGGGTTTAGCACTTGTGCAGGAACTCCTTCAGTCCAAAAATTATCACGTGATAGCGACGGCGAGAAGGTCTTCTTTGGAGAGATTCAAGGAGGCGGGAATCGTGGAGGGTGAAAATCTTTGGATCCGCCCCCTCGACGTTTTAAATAAATCGGAAAGAGACAGCGTACTCACCGAAGCTACGGAAAAACTGGGTGGCATTGATGTCCTTGTGAACAATGCGGGCTACTGTTTAAGAAGCGTTGTGGAGCAAGTTAACGAGACGGAGCGCCTTCAGCAGATCGACACCAACTTTAGAGCTCCGATGGCGTTGATCCGAGGGGTCCTTCCTCATATGAGAAAAAAGCGATCGGGTCACATTATTAATCTTTCCTCTGTGGCTGGAATGATGGCGATGCCAACCATGTCGATTTACAGTGCCTCGAAGTTTGCTCTCGAGGGAGCCACCGAAGCTCTATGGTACGAGGTTCGTCCCTGGAAAATTAAAGTTTGCCTGATTCAACCTGGATTTATAAATTCGGATTCGTTTAAGAATGTCCAGTTTTCACGAGAAAGTCGTAAATCCATTCAGGATAAAAATAATCCCTACTATTATCATTACAGCTCGATGGCGCCATTTATCGCCAAACTCATGAAGCTTTCACCGGCAACTCCAGCATCCATTGCTAAGAAGATTCGAAAGGTGATGGAAAGTTCCAATCCTCCGCTCCGTGTGCCGGTCACGATTGATGCTTATTTTTTTGGACTGCTTCGCAAAATTTTACCCCATCGGATTTATTTGAGTTTGATGTACTATTCTCTGCCGCGAATTTTTCGTTGGGGCGAAGACGATCACTACTACATGGATGCGGAGTACGAGCGTAATGAAATGTTAAAATCAAAGTGGAACCCGCAACACGATTTTTCCGAAGACGATCAGGATTCGCACGTTCCCCATTTCGATTTGACTCTCAGGGGTTGATCTTCTCGCAAGCAATGCTATGGTGGGTGACTGCGAGGAGAAACGATGGGACATTTAAAAAACGGGCAGTGGCACAATGACGAAGTCGCAACCAGTGGAGTGGGTGGAGCGTTTGAGCGTGAGGCCTCTGTATTTCGCGACCAGATTTCCGAGGATCACGAAAAGTTTAAGCCCGAAGCCGATCGCTATCATCTGTCTGTGAGTTTGGCGTGTCCTTGGGCTCATCGCACCCTGATCACACGTCATCTTAAAAAACTGCAAGATTTTATTAGTGTCAGTGTAGTGCATCCGGAGATGCTGGAGAACAGCTGGGAATTTCGAAAAGATTTCGACGGTTCCACCGGTGACACTTTATATAATAGCAAATATCTCTACAATATTTATCAAAGGCACGATCCCAAGGTCACAACCAAAGTCACAGTGCCGATTCTTTGGGATAAGAAGACCGAATCCATTGTTAATAATGAGTCTTCAGAGATTCTTCGCATTTTTAATACGGCTTTCGAAAAACTCAGTCCCACTCAAATTGATCTCTACCCTGAAGCCCTGCGCTCCGAGATTGATCAAATGAATGAAGTCACTTACGAGCCCGTCAACAATGGGGTTTATAAATCGGGATTTGCAAAGAAACAAAAAGCCTACGAAGACGCCTGCAGTAAATTGTTTAAAACTCTCGATCAAATCGAAGCTCATTTAGAAAAGCGGCAATATTTAGTGGGGAGTCAGCTGACGGAGGCCGACATTCGACTTCTCACGACGCTTATTCGCTTTGATAGCGTTTACTACGTCCACTTTAAATGTAATGTGAAAAAAATCTCCGAATATAAAAATCTTTCGGCCTACCTCCAACGGTTTATGGAGATGGACGCCGTCAAGTCGACAACGAATATGAAGCAGATCAAACACCACTACTATTATTCCCACGATTTTATAAATCCTTACCGAATCGTTCCTATCGGGCCTTCATCCATGATGTGAACTGGCTCTAAGCAGAAGTATTGGCTTTTCCCCAATCTCGGAGTTCCTCGAGGACGGGTCGTAGGGAATTTCCTTTTTTTGTCAGTTGGTACTCGTATCGCGGCGGGTTCTCGGAGTAAATGACTCTTTCGATAATATTGAATTGAACCAATTTTTTTAAACGATTGGAGAGGATGTTGGGGGAAATACCTTGGAGCGAATTTTGAAGCTCTTGGTTTTTCTTAGGGCCATCCAGAAAAAGATCGCGGAGGATCAAAATGGTCCATCTATCACCAATAATTTCTAAACTTCGCGCCACCGGGCAGTTAAGCCCCCGAACGATCACTTTACTACTCATAGCCTTATTTTAGCACAATATTTATTAAATCGATAGTAACTATTGATTTAATAGTGACCTCCTGATATTCTTTTATCCATGAAACATTTTATCTTTTTAATTTTGGGTCTTTGGACCTTGTTGGGTTTTGCTATATCCCGGCCCATGTCCGGTCCTGGATATGATAGCTCTGCGGAAACTCTCAAAGGAGATCTCAATCGTGATGTTTATGTCGCTATCACCAATGCCTACGTCATCCGCTCCAAGAGATCTCTATTTGATCGAAAAACCCAGGAGATCTACAAAAATTTAGAGCAAAACATGGGCTATCTGGTGGGCTCTATTCGTCTCCGTCTGCTGGGGGAAGAGGTGTGGACCTATACAGTTTGGGAAAGCAAGGAGGCCTTAGACCAATTTGCCAACTCTCGCCAGCACGTCGATGCGATGTACACCTCTGATTCCGCCATTCGACAGATGCGATCCTTGGTTTTTAAGGTCAAGGCCAGTGAGATTCCATTAAGCTGGAGTCAAATCGAAGAGATCATTCAAAAAGAAAAGATGAAAGAATACAAACCCCTTTAAAGAAACAAATACTATGATGACTTCCCTCTATATTGGCTTACTTGGGTTACTGTATTTTAAGATCTCGCTCGACACCATTATTGCCCGAGGGCGTGAAAAAGTATCGCTGGGTCCTGGCGCGAATAACGAGGTCCTTCATTTAGTTTCGGCCCACGGTAACTTCTCAAGTTATGCTCCACTATTCCTATTGATGTTTTTTTTACTAGAACAGCAAAACACTAATAGTGTTCTCCTCCACGTAATAGGGGTGACGTTTTCAGTGGGGCGTGTGCTTCACTATTTAACGATGAAAGATAAAGAACGTACTGTTAAGAAAAGAAAGCTCGCCATGCAACTCACTTTATGGCCAATGAATGCCCTCGCAATAATCAACATCTATGCCTATGTCATGCAGAGTTAAATATTATTTTTTACAATTTGTCAGACTGGCAAAGGGGTTAGTTTTTGTAAAAAACATCCTTTGCATTCTCGCCTAGGATTCCCATTGTGACCTTTTAAAGGTCGAGTTATCGAGGTTCGGTATTCTCTTTATTGTGGGGGCTCAATTGGAGTTTAACGCAAATCATCTCTCTGAAAAGCGAATTTTTAAAACACAGGTGGCCGTCATTGGTGCGGGCGCTGCGGGTATTACTATCGCACGCGAATTTGTAGGCACGAACGTACCGGTCCTGCTGCTCGAGGCGGGCGACTATGAGTATGATCAAAAGTCTCAGGCCGTTTACGAGGCCGAATCCGTCACCACCAACACCGAAAGCGTTTTAGATGGCACTTACCCGGGCTGGTCCCGCCTCCGTTATTTTGGCGGCTCAACAGGTCATTGGGGAGGGTGGAGTTGTCCCTTGGAGGAGAACGACTTTGTACAAAAGGATTGGGTGGATCACAGTGGCTGGCCCTTTCTTCGCCGGGAAATTCTTCGCTACTACGACAAAGCCTGCGACTTGATCGAAATCCCACGATTTAATTTTGAGAATCTCTCCCAGTCCGAACTTTTTGTGCCGTCGGAAGATTACGATCAGCTGTTCGCAGAAAGTTCGTTGAATTCAAAACTGGAGCAGCGCTACTTTTCCTACAGTCCTCCGACGAGATTTGGAGAAAAATATAGAGACGAACTCCATCAGTCTGCCAACGTCACCGTGGCGACCAATGCCAACGTGATTCGCTTGGACATGGATCCATTTCATGAGCGCATTGA from Bdellovibrionales bacterium carries:
- a CDS encoding HPF/RaiA family ribosome-associated protein, which codes for MLITIHTDKHIQGREDVAQSVEALVEDAIGEFSEWLTRVEVHLSDENGSKGGGNDKRCKIDAHPKGGQHVAVHHDAPTIKEAIEGSLDKLMTVLGKIHDKRIDSRHRPAPILAKEE
- a CDS encoding GreA/GreB family elongation factor; amino-acid sequence: MKSPLDPPELKRQLVSLLLKQLQADLDALMLTAHIAKDAATTEESKAENKYDTRGLEASYLAGAQAKRADEFKVVLHKLSQLDPRNFKSGDPISLTALVQVRINEETEKNFFILPGAGGTKLSLHSSDYHIITTDSVVGQSLVGKRVGDTFEIKINNKLFDYQITALY
- a CDS encoding glutathione S-transferase family protein is translated as MGHLKNGQWHNDEVATSGVGGAFEREASVFRDQISEDHEKFKPEADRYHLSVSLACPWAHRTLITRHLKKLQDFISVSVVHPEMLENSWEFRKDFDGSTGDTLYNSKYLYNIYQRHDPKVTTKVTVPILWDKKTESIVNNESSEILRIFNTAFEKLSPTQIDLYPEALRSEIDQMNEVTYEPVNNGVYKSGFAKKQKAYEDACSKLFKTLDQIEAHLEKRQYLVGSQLTEADIRLLTTLIRFDSVYYVHFKCNVKKISEYKNLSAYLQRFMEMDAVKSTTNMKQIKHHYYYSHDFINPYRIVPIGPSSMM
- a CDS encoding Hsp20/alpha crystallin family protein; translation: MRMLSPISTTWSWPRRSLSPIQMGDAFEEFDQIVESFLRPTLATSHNFQPSCDVSETKDHYLISFDMPGVKKEDVKIEVKRNQLFVSGERHRATKEEDETTLRHERSYGRFERSFTLPESVAADKIEAHYENGVLNVALPKAEIAQGRTIPIQTGKSGFLSQLLGSKKDSSPEMKDVKHS
- a CDS encoding SDR family oxidoreductase; this translates as MRQRVVLITGASTGLGLALVQELLQSKNYHVIATARRSSLERFKEAGIVEGENLWIRPLDVLNKSERDSVLTEATEKLGGIDVLVNNAGYCLRSVVEQVNETERLQQIDTNFRAPMALIRGVLPHMRKKRSGHIINLSSVAGMMAMPTMSIYSASKFALEGATEALWYEVRPWKIKVCLIQPGFINSDSFKNVQFSRESRKSIQDKNNPYYYHYSSMAPFIAKLMKLSPATPASIAKKIRKVMESSNPPLRVPVTIDAYFFGLLRKILPHRIYLSLMYYSLPRIFRWGEDDHYYMDAEYERNEMLKSKWNPQHDFSEDDQDSHVPHFDLTLRG
- a CDS encoding response regulator, with the translated sequence MFTKNLSRQDVAAYLAKAKSEIFEDWEMRARQRVEAAKVQTKLALLDSLPQFMDRLVATLHSVRPEDSVQTNTDVANEHAEDRASQPEYTLDQVIAEYHLLRVTILESIEDQGLIEIETRKIYHEFVDLSISKAAIRYIEIEAQRQTQQTAEIEATRVEAERASQAKSAFLANMSHEIRTPLGAIMGFVSLIKDSKVVQDPEVSNFLSIIERNSQHLLRVIDDILDLTKVESGKMEIETVEFNLIEFLADFSSLTGMKAREKGIVFEFLSETPLPEFILSDPTRIRQILSNVVGNAIKFTERGRVELRLIYTPNHIEFKITDTGRGITEEQRKLLFKAFSQADSSTTRKFGGTGLGLILSKKLSQALGGDFTLTHSKIGCGSEFKVEFPVSVPVAAQLVPLQTAKVSPPPILTEPIYPNLQDFEVLLVEDSPDNQYLIQKMLEKTGAKIALANNGAEGVDMALAKDFGVVLMDIQMPIMDGHQAVRALRSRGFKVPVVALTAHAMKDEGERATQSGFSHFLTKPIHRKNLTDLLESIHRQANLET
- a CDS encoding helix-turn-helix transcriptional regulator; the encoded protein is MSSKVIVRGLNCPVARSLEIIGDRWTILILRDLFLDGPKKNQELQNSLQGISPNILSNRLKKLVQFNIIERVIYSENPPRYEYQLTKKGNSLRPVLEELRDWGKANTSA
- a CDS encoding MAPEG family protein; its protein translation is MMTSLYIGLLGLLYFKISLDTIIARGREKVSLGPGANNEVLHLVSAHGNFSSYAPLFLLMFFLLEQQNTNSVLLHVIGVTFSVGRVLHYLTMKDKERTVKKRKLAMQLTLWPMNALAIINIYAYVMQS